The genomic segment AAAATAATAATTGGTAAGATTAACAAAGAAAGGTGGTGcgataacctaacctaccctaacctattttaacctaacctacgtaacctaaccttccctaagataaataaaatcaaataaaacaggaaaatctgAAAATTAGTGGTGGGGCAAAAGCAGAAAAGTAGCAAGTgataaagtgaaaatgaaatgcACTCATAAGGTTTAGGTTTGTACATACCCCCCCAAACATTATGATGACTAAATCATGAATAttgcaagaaaacacaaactaaTAATAACCTACCCAAACCAAATTATGCAAAGTGCCAGtagaaatacatatatatatataaaaaaaaaaaaaaagcaaataagggaaattaaataaacaaagtaaactAAAATAATCCCAAGGAAAGCTTTGCAACGGGCCATTTAtgtgacacaaagaaaagtaacataGCATTAATTATGAATTGTGTAATTGATCTTTTAGGTGCTGGTGGCCCTAAAGCAACTCCCCTGGATCCCATCGACTTGAAGGTTCAGGAAATGATTGGGGAGAAGAGTGTAACTACTGGTGGCATTTCTCCTGTCAAAGGAACCCTGTTGAGGTTGCACTAAGTACAACTTTGATAAAGATTTGGAAAACAGACAAATCTCTTTTTTAGAGAAGAACATgttgaaaatgtgttttttttatgtattttataatGGATATATTCTTTTCTCGAAAATCTGTCATTTCCTAATTATTAGAATTTTTTGTCATAAACAATAAATGGCATATTtccaagaaaagaaacaatctCCATTATAAagcacaccaaaaacacccattttcaACATGTTcagaaatattacaaaaacacccattttcaACATGATCTCTGAAATATTAgactaactaaacctaaccaaacctaacataacataaccctCGGACACTCTTCTGTGTAGTATTAAACTAATTAATCGTATTCCTCCTCCCGGAAAGTTATTTGCCAAAACTTACCTTATACATGATGTAGGTGACGATAAACTGTAAACTTACAATGGATACGCCAACTTTTCTTGTCTCTACATACTTACTTTTGTATTATTAAtaaagtaatacaaaaaataatattacttaGCATATGATTTATTGTGTAGTATTATTAAGTTTGTTATGCTGTATCTTCATTTGCTTCAATAATTTTACATTGACATGTTTTCTCGTGAAGATGCCTTCAGCCAAGGCAAAGCGTAGCATTAAAATTGCAAGATCTGACTAAAAGTTGTTCCTGGTTTTACGCTCTTTTTAGGAAGCTGCGGGCCAACAGGGCACATGACCAACAGCAGGTGACCCatcagcggcagcagcagcagcaccaggaggaccaccagcagcagcagcaccaggaggaccaccagcagcagcaccagctaGACCACCAGCAGGACCATCAGCAGTACCCCCACCAGGAGGACAACCAACAGCATCAGCTCCTGGAGGTGcatcagcagcaggaggaggtgttggtgaTCCCTTCACCACAACTAGTAGCTGATGATAGTAGCAATGTTCAAATGAATTATTTGGACCTTGCCGCAGCAAATGCAAAGTCAGTTTACAGGGACGAAAAGCGTAGGCTGAAGCTGCTCAAGGAAAAAGCCAAGATTGAGTACTGGCAAGAAAGAGCaaaa from the Scylla paramamosain isolate STU-SP2022 chromosome 5, ASM3559412v1, whole genome shotgun sequence genome contains:
- the LOC135100264 gene encoding dendritic arbor reduction protein 1-like, encoding MDPTPNTQQRRKRKPNWSSDETLRLVNIMAEKRCIIKGRFQPSLTHADKKRAWEDITNSVNACNLHVKRTKEEVVHKWFTMLSHLRRKIGNINKEQNQSGAGGPKATPLDPIDLKVQEMIGEKSVTTGGISPVKGTLLRKLRANRAHDQQQVTHQRQQQQHQEDHQQQQHQEDHQQQHQLDHQQDHQQYPHQEDNQQHQLLEVHQQQEEVLVIPSPQLVADDSSNVQMNYLDLAAANAKSVYRDEKRRLKLLKEKAKIEYWQERAKYYKNKRT